TCCCACGGAGAGGCGGCCTGGAAGAGCTTCCTCGCGGACTTCGCGAAGAAGGAGCCGTTCTTCGCCATGCCCATCATGCCGGTGACGCGCATGCCGGCGGAGGCGTTCCTCCGCTTCAACGAGGAGCTGCTCTCGCGCTTCTACTCCGGCAACGAGAGCGCCTGGTGGCAGTTCGGCATCAAGTCCGCCGAGTACGCGCTGAGCCAGGGCCAGCTGAAGACCATGTTCAGCCCCGGAGACCTGCGGCGCTTCCTCCAGTTCACCCCCGGAATCTGGAAGGGCTACTTCACCGAGGGCGACCTGAAGGCCCTCCCCGGACAGGGCTACACGGACCTGAACATCGTCAACGTGCCCAGGCCCCACGCGTACTTCGAGCTGTCGGTGATGGGCTTCGCGTTTGGCGGCCTGACGTACCTGGGCGCGAAGAACCTCCAGCACCAGGTGCTCAAGAGCTACAAGAAGGGCGACAAGGAAGTGCTCTACCGCTTCAACGTGAGCTGACGGAGCCCGGGAGCCCGCTACGGCGCGGAGGCGGCGGTGGCGCCCGGCTCGGCGGGGCGCTCGGCCACCGCCGGGGTGGGCTCCGGCCTCAGCCGCAGGTCCGCCACCACCGGGTAGTGGTCCGACACGTTGACGCGCAGCACGCGGCTGGCCACCGGCGTGAAAGACTCACACGCCAGCACGTAGTCGATGCGCAGCGTGGGCAGGACGAACGGCAGCGGGTACGTGCCCGTCGCCCCGCCGGTGGCGGCCACCACGTCCCGCATGCCCCGCCGCAGCAGGCGGATGGGGCGCGAGTCCGGGTCGTCGTTGAGGTCCCCCAGCAGCAGCTTGGGCCTCGCGTCGGCCGCCAGCAGCCGGGCCACCAGCGCGCTCTGCCGCACGCGCGCGTCCCCGTTGAAGGGGCGGCGGATGAGGTGGGTGAGGTAGACGCTCACCTCGCGCCCGTCCACCTGGAGCACCGCGTGGGCCAGCGTGCGGGGCTCCGCGCCGCGAGGCACCGGCAGCGGGTACTGCGCCAGCGACTCCAGCGGGAAGCGGGACAGCAGGGCGAGGCCATAAGCGCCGCCATACAGGTCCGTGGTGCGGAAGTGGGCGCGGTACGGCAGGCCGGTGAGGCGGGACAGCTCCGCCACCTGGTCCACCCCGCCCGCGCGCGTGGAGCCGACGTCCACCTCCTGCAGCGCGACGACGTCCGGCACCGAGGCGCGGATGACGTTCGCCACGCCCTCCAGCCCTCGGGCCCCGGACTGGATGTTGAAGGTCATCACCCGAAGCTCCCCCGTCTTGCGCTGGACGGAGGTGGCCGGGGCCTCCGGCGGGCGGAGGCCGGGGCCGGTCGCACACGCGAGCGGCCCCATCAGGAACAGGATGGGCAGGAGTCGGCGGAGGTGCATGTCGGAAGGGCGCGGATGTTAGGCCGCGCCTCCCGACGCTGTCTCCCCACCGCTCCGGGCCCGTCCGCCGGGCAGGCAGACGCCT
The window above is part of the Pyxidicoccus trucidator genome. Proteins encoded here:
- a CDS encoding endonuclease/exonuclease/phosphatase family protein; its protein translation is MHLRRLLPILFLMGPLACATGPGLRPPEAPATSVQRKTGELRVMTFNIQSGARGLEGVANVIRASVPDVVALQEVDVGSTRAGGVDQVAELSRLTGLPYRAHFRTTDLYGGAYGLALLSRFPLESLAQYPLPVPRGAEPRTLAHAVLQVDGREVSVYLTHLIRRPFNGDARVRQSALVARLLAADARPKLLLGDLNDDPDSRPIRLLRRGMRDVVAATGGATGTYPLPFVLPTLRIDYVLACESFTPVASRVLRVNVSDHYPVVADLRLRPEPTPAVAERPAEPGATAASAP